A stretch of the Bdellovibrio sp. 22V genome encodes the following:
- a CDS encoding UvrD-helicase domain-containing protein, giving the protein MSSTSSQLKNTVLRAGAGAGKTTTLTQTFLKFASDFKDKNGKFPRIVVTTFTRKATQELKERLLAKALDEKREDLFHYVSSKSQVQISTIHGVLSLFLSRYGSSIGLTPDYKIMADSEIRKGARKIMRKYLLENPQLQELLEEYDFHTLESALFKYFSESVIFPEMTFVSQDEQKKEVLKLLTDLSGKIRRVCLEIAQETTNDKWEEYARSLMGFTWVPADDNWTAYFERLLSFWEFTSKPVFRKATPPFSLSLHEELEELRDRVDKLIDEPRYRPQYWEKHQKNCELFAELAKNFCHDFMKTKLEQGLLSMSDLETLSYKIIEEAPEAAKKFSLEWDFWMVDEYQDTSPVQVTLLRHLIGEKPQFVVGDPQQSIYLFRGARSEVFQEKVHEVQAQDGDVQVKLVNYRSSPEVLEFFNHYFTRLGSQFAAMTPAPDKVRKGLADPVVQVLLTETGEEETSAEILGAVARIQELLQQGVSPEQICVLGRTHRTLEDIAKVAQEFGVPLQLHSGSGFYERREVLDALALLKFLVNPHDNANFVALLRSPWLALSDSEIATYCHSYRHSFWREASKVLDSKEENHPLRLLKNLSVMSEKEGLSWTLKKALIELGLFDYSAKIDPTGRREANLWKVVSLLSQEERRPGFNFLDFLDSSLETLSADEGGEDADATPVIEPKRVNFMTVHASKGLQFEHVILPGMGQDPRASHAPVLSIRETDGLWSLKVRDEESQAMAGSILAEQVTDELRKRESEEFNRVLYVALTRAKSGVTLLWDRKMGKKSWAAQCPLNLEEGLHEEKDFSYVVRVENAQPHKMSEQDLAKKDLRSLWQTQASETRRKYISVTELVAPEALTAETYEPKASQLGKGLARAQQGTNAHRLFEALKYTPYEELLAISEEDLKKPLEFLAKTQDIPLLEIIEKGHVEWGFALSYKNSLMQGQIDLWGIVDGTLWMVDYKTGSQRYSETAFRQLEAYAWALYRMKYLANVQNIKLAVVYPMDEKVKIENVRSLEEMDARMEKRIQEYIASE; this is encoded by the coding sequence ATGTCGAGCACCTCATCTCAATTAAAAAACACGGTTCTGCGCGCAGGGGCTGGTGCCGGTAAGACGACGACGTTGACCCAGACGTTTCTTAAGTTCGCCAGTGACTTTAAAGACAAAAACGGCAAGTTTCCTCGAATCGTCGTCACGACGTTCACGCGAAAGGCCACACAAGAACTTAAAGAGCGTCTTTTAGCCAAAGCCTTGGATGAGAAGCGCGAAGATCTATTCCATTATGTCAGCTCCAAATCGCAGGTGCAGATTTCAACGATTCATGGCGTGTTGAGTCTTTTCTTGTCGCGCTATGGTTCTTCTATCGGGTTGACTCCAGATTATAAAATCATGGCGGACTCGGAAATTCGCAAGGGCGCGCGCAAAATTATGCGCAAGTATCTTTTGGAAAATCCGCAATTGCAGGAGCTTTTAGAAGAGTACGACTTTCACACTTTGGAAAGCGCTCTGTTCAAATACTTCTCTGAAAGCGTGATTTTCCCGGAAATGACTTTTGTTTCGCAAGACGAACAGAAGAAAGAAGTTTTAAAGCTTCTGACAGACCTTTCCGGAAAAATCCGCCGCGTTTGTCTTGAGATCGCGCAAGAGACAACAAACGACAAGTGGGAAGAGTACGCGCGCAGTCTTATGGGTTTTACTTGGGTGCCAGCCGATGACAACTGGACGGCTTACTTTGAAAGACTGCTGAGTTTTTGGGAATTCACTTCGAAGCCTGTCTTCCGCAAGGCCACGCCGCCATTTTCTTTGAGTCTGCATGAAGAACTTGAAGAGCTGCGGGATCGGGTTGATAAATTGATCGACGAACCTCGCTATCGCCCGCAGTACTGGGAAAAACACCAGAAGAACTGCGAGCTTTTTGCAGAGCTGGCGAAAAACTTCTGCCACGACTTTATGAAAACGAAGCTGGAGCAGGGACTTCTTTCCATGAGCGATCTGGAAACTTTGTCTTATAAAATCATTGAAGAAGCTCCGGAAGCGGCAAAGAAATTCTCTTTGGAATGGGATTTCTGGATGGTCGACGAGTATCAGGACACGAGCCCGGTGCAAGTGACATTGCTCCGCCATTTGATCGGTGAAAAACCACAGTTCGTCGTCGGCGACCCTCAACAAAGTATTTATCTTTTCCGTGGCGCACGCTCCGAGGTTTTCCAAGAAAAAGTCCACGAAGTCCAAGCACAAGACGGCGACGTTCAGGTGAAGCTTGTTAACTATCGTTCTTCTCCTGAAGTTCTTGAATTTTTCAATCACTACTTCACGCGTCTGGGGTCGCAGTTCGCGGCGATGACGCCGGCACCAGATAAAGTTCGTAAAGGGCTTGCAGACCCGGTCGTCCAAGTTCTTCTCACAGAAACCGGCGAAGAAGAAACCTCCGCAGAAATTTTGGGTGCTGTCGCCCGGATCCAGGAACTTCTTCAGCAGGGAGTTAGTCCCGAACAAATCTGTGTGCTGGGCCGAACTCACAGAACCCTTGAAGATATCGCCAAGGTGGCACAAGAATTCGGAGTGCCGTTGCAGCTTCATAGCGGCAGTGGATTTTATGAGCGTCGCGAAGTTTTAGACGCTTTGGCGTTATTGAAGTTTTTAGTGAATCCCCATGACAATGCGAACTTTGTGGCGCTTCTAAGATCTCCGTGGCTGGCGCTCTCAGACAGTGAGATCGCGACCTATTGTCACTCGTATCGTCATTCATTCTGGCGGGAGGCTTCAAAAGTCCTCGACAGCAAAGAAGAGAATCATCCTTTGCGTCTGTTGAAAAATCTTTCCGTCATGAGCGAAAAAGAAGGCCTGTCTTGGACGCTTAAAAAAGCTCTTATAGAATTGGGACTTTTCGATTACTCCGCAAAGATTGATCCAACGGGACGTCGCGAAGCGAACTTGTGGAAAGTGGTTTCACTTCTGAGTCAGGAAGAACGTCGTCCTGGATTTAATTTCCTCGATTTCTTGGATTCAAGCCTTGAAACTTTATCGGCGGATGAAGGCGGTGAGGATGCGGATGCGACACCGGTTATTGAGCCGAAGCGAGTGAACTTTATGACGGTGCATGCCTCGAAAGGTTTGCAGTTTGAACATGTGATTTTGCCTGGTATGGGGCAAGACCCGCGCGCGAGCCACGCCCCTGTTTTAAGTATTCGTGAAACAGACGGCCTGTGGTCTTTAAAAGTGCGCGATGAAGAATCGCAGGCTATGGCGGGGAGTATTCTTGCCGAACAAGTGACCGACGAACTTCGCAAAAGGGAAAGCGAAGAGTTCAATCGTGTTCTTTACGTGGCTCTTACGCGCGCAAAGTCGGGTGTGACGTTGCTATGGGACCGTAAGATGGGGAAAAAATCCTGGGCCGCGCAATGTCCGCTAAACCTGGAAGAAGGCTTGCACGAGGAAAAAGATTTCTCTTACGTCGTGCGGGTTGAAAATGCGCAACCGCATAAAATGTCCGAGCAGGATTTGGCTAAGAAAGACTTACGATCTTTATGGCAGACTCAAGCCAGCGAAACTCGCCGTAAGTATATTTCCGTGACAGAGCTTGTGGCACCGGAAGCATTAACGGCTGAAACTTATGAACCGAAGGCGTCGCAGTTAGGAAAGGGTTTAGCCCGGGCTCAACAAGGAACGAATGCCCATCGTCTTTTTGAAGCTTTGAAATACACGCCTTACGAAGAACTTTTGGCGATCTCGGAAGAAGACTTGAAGAAGCCCCTGGAGTTCTTGGCGAAGACGCAAGATATTCCTCTTTTAGAGATTATCGAAAAAGGTCATGTCGAGTGGGGTTTTGCCTTAAGCTATAAAAACTCTTTGATGCAAGGGCAGATCGACTTGTGGGGTATTGTCGATGGGACTTTGTGGATGGTCGACTATAAAACGGGATCCCAGCGCTATTCCGAGACCGCGTTTAGGCAGTTGGAAGCCTATGCTTGGGCTCTTTACCGTATGAAGTATCTGGCAAACGTACAGAATATTAAACTTGCTGTCGTTTATCCGATGGACGAAAAGGTAAAGATCGAAAATGTACGCAGCCTGGAAGAGATGGATGCGCGAATGGAAAAACGGATTCAAGAGTACATCGCTTCAGAATAG
- a CDS encoding PilZ domain-containing protein — MKRKPWSLVILALLHIIAPFGNMLLNALRAGRTLPQQWHYWFDVLPKYLLFIYIAVPIMAGIFIFVCRRWSYWAYLGCLAVIFLSNLYSFWTSMNVNTLLLLVLVVVVDLLVVAYFVVPSVQKVYFDPRMRWWEAAPRYNFNHEGLINGTKAFIKNLSPGGMLYTTGPSLKEGDKVEATFQFEGKDYKVSGQVVYKNPNAPGYGVKFEHTSETQKQMKQVTDRLHEQKLIVVERLPGPEDSFGVWLKKLVTRGEGLFPKARS, encoded by the coding sequence ATGAAAAGAAAACCTTGGTCTCTCGTCATACTTGCTCTTCTTCATATCATCGCCCCTTTTGGAAACATGCTACTCAATGCCTTACGTGCCGGAAGAACTCTTCCCCAGCAATGGCATTACTGGTTTGATGTTTTGCCAAAATATCTTTTATTCATTTACATCGCGGTTCCGATCATGGCGGGGATTTTCATCTTCGTATGTCGCCGCTGGAGTTACTGGGCCTATCTCGGTTGCTTGGCTGTGATTTTCCTTTCGAATCTCTACAGCTTCTGGACGAGCATGAACGTGAATACGCTTTTGCTTCTTGTCCTTGTTGTCGTCGTCGATCTTTTGGTGGTGGCTTACTTTGTTGTGCCTTCCGTACAAAAGGTTTACTTTGATCCGCGCATGCGTTGGTGGGAAGCGGCTCCTCGTTACAACTTCAATCATGAAGGTCTGATCAACGGCACGAAAGCCTTTATTAAAAACTTGTCTCCCGGTGGAATGCTTTACACAACAGGTCCTTCTTTAAAAGAAGGTGACAAGGTGGAAGCGACTTTCCAATTCGAGGGTAAGGATTATAAAGTTTCAGGACAGGTGGTTTATAAAAACCCGAATGCTCCAGGATACGGCGTGAAATTTGAGCACACGTCTGAAACGCAAAAACAAATGAAACAAGTGACGGACCGCTTGCACGAACAAAAATTGATTGTGGTCGAGCGTTTGCCGGGCCCTGAAGACAGCTTCGGTGTTTGGTTAAAAAAACTCGTTACCCGCGGTGAAGGACTTTTCCCTAAAGCTCGCTCGTAA
- the rnhA gene encoding ribonuclease HI, with product MQKQRDHILIFSDGACSGNPGPGGWGSIVLFPEDQVQELGGGERQTTNNRMEMMAVLQALNFIAGDKRPVKFYSDSTYVIRGITQWIWGWRKRNWKTAEGDDVSNRDIWEELSDVVQARGAQGKIEWHYARGHVGTPGNERCDRIAVAFSRNDHVELYRGPYSSYSVNLMEVPADTSLPEMKQPGEKKAAAFSYLSNLGGLVYRHKDWPSCQRRVSGKSGAKFKKATSASDEIEILKSWGLSPQTEIKEG from the coding sequence GTGCAAAAACAACGAGATCACATCCTTATTTTTTCTGATGGTGCCTGCTCTGGAAATCCCGGCCCGGGCGGCTGGGGCAGCATCGTTCTTTTTCCCGAAGATCAGGTTCAAGAGCTTGGCGGCGGTGAAAGACAAACTACAAACAATCGCATGGAAATGATGGCGGTGTTGCAAGCATTGAACTTCATTGCCGGCGACAAGAGACCCGTGAAGTTCTATTCCGATTCGACTTATGTCATTCGCGGTATCACCCAGTGGATTTGGGGCTGGCGCAAAAGAAACTGGAAGACGGCGGAAGGGGACGATGTTTCCAATCGCGATATTTGGGAAGAACTTTCTGACGTTGTTCAAGCGCGAGGCGCCCAAGGCAAGATTGAGTGGCATTATGCGCGCGGGCACGTCGGAACACCAGGCAATGAAAGATGCGACCGCATCGCTGTGGCCTTTTCAAGAAACGATCACGTCGAACTTTATCGCGGCCCTTACTCTTCTTATTCCGTAAACTTGATGGAAGTCCCTGCTGACACTTCATTACCGGAAATGAAACAACCGGGAGAAAAAAAGGCCGCTGCTTTCAGTTATCTGAGCAACCTTGGCGGGCTTGTCTATCGTCACAAAGATTGGCCGTCCTGCCAGCGCCGTGTCAGCGGAAAATCCGGAGCCAAATTTAAAAAGGCGACTTCGGCCTCTGATGAAATTGAAATTTTGAAATCGTGGGGACTCAGTCCACAAACAGAAATCAAAGAAGGTTAA
- a CDS encoding alpha/beta hydrolase, whose protein sequence is MYKRSEGFFKGYQDINLFFQIWENPEARGTIIINHGHGEHSESYHRLIKAFENDKWSFYGWDLRGHGRSDGRRGYVENFDDYCKDYKIFLDMVLKEEKVRKGPVILFCHSMGGLIQLKTMLRNPDIPCDGIIVSAPLLGVSVPVPVYKAKGAALMNVILPKITMSNELSNDMLTRDPDVIREYEQDALRHNRVSPGAFLGFLESFEYVRPRANEITKPALFILPENDPVVSTPEGKAFYERLGSSHKELYVYPDSKHELVNDINRQTVYADIKKFLDGFLESK, encoded by the coding sequence ATGTATAAAAGATCAGAAGGCTTCTTCAAAGGATACCAAGATATCAATCTGTTTTTCCAAATTTGGGAAAACCCCGAAGCGCGCGGCACGATCATTATCAATCATGGTCATGGCGAGCATTCCGAATCTTATCACCGCTTGATCAAAGCTTTTGAAAACGACAAATGGTCTTTTTATGGTTGGGATTTACGCGGACATGGTCGTTCTGACGGTCGTCGTGGTTACGTTGAAAATTTCGATGACTACTGCAAAGATTATAAAATCTTTCTCGACATGGTTTTGAAAGAAGAAAAAGTGCGCAAAGGCCCGGTGATTTTATTCTGTCACTCTATGGGCGGTCTTATTCAGCTTAAAACAATGCTGCGCAATCCTGATATTCCTTGTGACGGCATCATCGTCAGTGCGCCTCTCTTGGGAGTTTCTGTTCCAGTTCCGGTTTACAAAGCAAAGGGTGCTGCCTTGATGAACGTGATCCTGCCCAAGATCACGATGAGCAATGAACTTTCCAACGACATGCTGACTCGCGATCCCGATGTGATTCGTGAGTACGAACAAGATGCTCTTCGCCACAATCGTGTTTCTCCGGGCGCCTTCTTAGGGTTCCTGGAATCTTTTGAATACGTTAGACCACGGGCGAATGAGATCACAAAGCCCGCTCTTTTCATTCTTCCTGAAAATGATCCGGTCGTAAGCACGCCGGAAGGCAAAGCTTTCTATGAAAGATTGGGCAGCTCGCACAAAGAGCTTTACGTTTATCCCGATTCAAAACACGAGTTGGTGAACGATATCAATCGTCAAACTGTATACGCCGATATTAAAAAGTTCCTGGATGGTTTTTTGGAGTCTAAATAA
- a CDS encoding DUF5602 domain-containing protein, which translates to MKILIFLSALFLCLQAQAYYIFGEAVHIGNGKAKAFADIDKYGRVQKVGMAMTEGTMQGLPEHDHAEYVLRLPSVLNIPPYNHFVINWEPHGHEPDRVYTLPHFDFHFYFITNELRQTITCMNEDRANCLTPIAANKTPPFYVPTPEGVPLMGWHWVDPRSPEFNGQIFTATYIYGFYKGEMTFVEPMVTREFLLAKTHHEKEVPLPVEFPHPGYYPQAYEVSFDSVRNLHMITLKNFLRAE; encoded by the coding sequence ATGAAGATTTTAATTTTTCTAAGTGCTCTTTTTCTCTGCCTGCAAGCGCAGGCGTATTACATTTTTGGTGAGGCTGTTCACATAGGAAACGGCAAAGCAAAAGCATTTGCCGACATCGACAAATATGGTCGGGTGCAGAAGGTGGGAATGGCGATGACGGAGGGAACGATGCAAGGTCTTCCCGAACATGATCACGCTGAATACGTTCTTAGGCTTCCCAGTGTTTTAAATATCCCGCCCTATAATCACTTTGTGATCAACTGGGAGCCGCATGGTCACGAACCTGACCGCGTGTACACGTTGCCTCACTTTGACTTTCATTTTTATTTTATAACGAATGAACTTCGCCAAACAATCACGTGTATGAATGAAGACCGTGCAAACTGTCTGACTCCTATTGCTGCGAACAAAACTCCTCCGTTCTATGTGCCCACGCCAGAGGGAGTTCCTTTGATGGGCTGGCACTGGGTGGATCCGCGTTCGCCTGAATTTAACGGACAGATTTTTACGGCAACCTACATTTACGGTTTCTATAAAGGTGAGATGACTTTCGTGGAGCCGATGGTGACGCGCGAGTTCTTGTTGGCGAAAACTCACCACGAAAAAGAAGTACCACTACCCGTAGAGTTCCCGCATCCCGGTTACTATCCGCAGGCCTACGAAGTTTCGTTCGATTCCGTTCGTAATCTGCACATGATCACTTTGAAAAACTTCCTGCGTGCAGAATGA
- a CDS encoding transporter substrate-binding domain-containing protein codes for MKIYARAALGLLFFVGLGIQVPASHGTKNRSQCERRFSVGLNNYKPLAYRENGRLYGLAHDLIKELEEKTGCEFTEIEMGRPTAAERINNDRVDMLALLVKSTEYEKGGVFVPFYNSHRELTVAAKIFAKNKKIEDYLADENIKFAYMIGNRTVISEEEEKTLLKGARLIGTPDPEGAFRLLKEGRVQALLFSSLVTDYYIRQMSIDKIHRVADTGRKAEVGFYLSARRVSSAEREMFAHALAEIKKDGSFLRIFSKYMSEEQALRRLNN; via the coding sequence ATGAAGATTTATGCTCGTGCCGCTCTAGGTTTGTTGTTTTTTGTGGGGTTAGGAATTCAAGTTCCCGCTTCTCACGGAACTAAAAACAGATCGCAGTGCGAACGACGCTTCAGTGTGGGTTTGAACAACTACAAACCTTTGGCCTACCGGGAAAACGGTCGTCTTTACGGCTTGGCGCACGATCTTATCAAAGAACTTGAAGAAAAAACGGGATGCGAATTCACCGAGATTGAAATGGGACGTCCTACGGCGGCAGAGAGAATCAACAACGATCGCGTTGATATGCTGGCGTTGTTAGTGAAGTCGACGGAGTACGAAAAAGGCGGCGTCTTCGTTCCGTTCTACAACAGCCATCGCGAACTGACTGTCGCGGCAAAAATTTTCGCCAAGAATAAAAAAATTGAAGATTATCTTGCCGACGAAAACATCAAATTCGCTTACATGATTGGCAATCGCACGGTTATCTCGGAAGAAGAAGAAAAAACTTTGTTAAAGGGGGCCCGTCTTATCGGAACTCCCGATCCTGAAGGTGCTTTCCGATTACTCAAAGAAGGGCGAGTTCAGGCGCTTTTGTTTTCTTCGCTTGTGACAGATTATTATATTCGGCAAATGAGCATTGATAAGATTCATCGTGTGGCGGACACTGGAAGAAAAGCCGAAGTGGGTTTCTATTTATCCGCTCGACGAGTCAGCTCCGCGGAGCGTGAAATGTTTGCGCATGCTTTGGCTGAAATTAAAAAAGATGGGAGTTTCCTCCGCATCTTTTCTAAATACATGAGCGAAGAGCAAGCTCTTCGTCGTCTTAATAATTAA
- a CDS encoding SDR family NAD(P)-dependent oxidoreductase, translating to MEIANRHVLVTGASRGIGKAFAKMCAEDKAHLHVVIRKGDGELRQELEAAGAKSVTVWEADLSVRSDIEKLVKDLQETPIDILFNNAGMLTGGLIEEQPIDDIYKMFQVNLNALVHLTHAFLPGMIQRKRGKIINNSSVSAYMHFPCASTYAASKAAVAAFTDCIRLELKDTGVSTLLLVTPAIKTRMFDEIETLYSKNFQIPTESISPTKYVQMIREAILHDLETVEPAGLTGVGLKVAKYVKPLFDMEVARRFKRS from the coding sequence ATGGAAATCGCAAACCGTCATGTCTTAGTAACAGGCGCAAGCCGGGGAATTGGAAAAGCCTTCGCGAAAATGTGTGCAGAGGATAAAGCTCATCTTCATGTCGTGATTCGTAAAGGTGACGGGGAGTTGCGCCAAGAGCTCGAAGCAGCCGGTGCAAAATCAGTCACGGTATGGGAAGCCGATCTGAGCGTTCGCAGTGACATTGAAAAACTTGTGAAAGACCTGCAAGAGACGCCGATTGATATTTTGTTTAACAATGCAGGCATGCTGACGGGCGGACTCATCGAAGAGCAGCCCATTGACGACATCTATAAAATGTTTCAAGTGAATCTCAATGCGCTCGTTCATCTGACGCACGCGTTTTTGCCTGGAATGATTCAAAGAAAACGCGGCAAGATTATTAATAACTCTAGCGTTTCGGCGTACATGCATTTTCCTTGTGCTTCGACTTATGCCGCTTCAAAAGCAGCCGTTGCAGCCTTTACGGATTGTATCAGATTGGAACTTAAAGACACCGGAGTATCGACTCTTCTTTTGGTGACTCCGGCGATTAAAACGCGCATGTTCGACGAAATCGAAACGCTTTATTCTAAAAACTTTCAAATTCCTACGGAATCTATTTCGCCGACTAAGTACGTGCAGATGATCCGTGAAGCGATCTTGCATGACCTCGAGACAGTGGAGCCAGCAGGCCTGACAGGCGTCGGTCTTAAAGTCGCGAAGTATGTAAAACCCTTGTTCGACATGGAAGTAGCTAGACGCTTTAAGCGTTCCTAG